A genomic segment from Pyrodictium occultum encodes:
- a CDS encoding 30S ribosomal protein S8: MVMLDTLANAMAAIVNAEMRAKPEVVIMPASKLIANVLRVMQREGYVGEFEYIDDGRWGKIRVRLLGRINKAGVIKPRYSVKYRDLIRMPEWLRKYLPSRDIGILIISTSQGVISHREALERKIGGVLLAYVY, translated from the coding sequence TGCTTGATACCCTCGCGAACGCTATGGCCGCGATAGTCAATGCTGAGATGAGGGCTAAGCCCGAGGTAGTGATAATGCCCGCGTCCAAGCTGATAGCCAACGTGCTGCGCGTCATGCAGCGTGAAGGCTACGTGGGCGAGTTCGAGTACATCGATGACGGCCGCTGGGGCAAGATCAGGGTAAGGCTGCTGGGCCGTATAAACAAGGCTGGCGTGATAAAGCCCAGGTACTCGGTCAAGTACCGCGACCTCATAAGGATGCCCGAGTGGCTCCGCAAGTACCTGCCCAGCAGGGACATCGGGATACTGATAATATCTACTAGCCAGGGCGTCATATCACACAGGGAGGCTCTCGAGCGTAAGATAGGCGGCGTACTCCTGGCCTACGTCTACTAA
- a CDS encoding 50S ribosomal protein L6, producing MPKITHVVEEVPIPEGVEVSVDGMKVTVKGPKGELTRDFSHAKGVIIRVDEDEEGRKVVIESYFADRRLKALVGTIAAHIENMITGVTKGFRYKLKVVFSHFPVTVKVQGDKVVIENFLGEKAPRIARIMPGVTVKVQKDDVIVEGIDIEAVGQTAANIEQATKVKDKDRRVFLDGIYIYEKGVAE from the coding sequence ATGCCCAAGATAACCCACGTGGTTGAAGAGGTGCCTATACCGGAGGGCGTGGAGGTAAGCGTCGACGGCATGAAGGTAACAGTCAAGGGACCGAAGGGGGAGCTCACGAGGGACTTCTCCCACGCCAAAGGCGTGATTATACGTGTCGACGAGGACGAGGAGGGCAGGAAGGTTGTTATTGAGAGCTACTTTGCCGATAGGAGGCTGAAAGCGCTGGTCGGCACAATTGCAGCCCATATAGAGAACATGATAACTGGTGTCACCAAGGGGTTCCGGTACAAGCTCAAGGTGGTATTCTCCCACTTCCCGGTAACAGTCAAGGTGCAGGGCGACAAGGTTGTTATAGAGAACTTCCTAGGCGAGAAGGCGCCTAGGATAGCAAGGATAATGCCAGGCGTCACAGTGAAGGTCCAGAAGGATGACGTTATAGTGGAGGGTATCGATATAGAGGCTGTAGGGCAGACCGCAGCTAACATAGAGCAGGCAACTAAGGTGAAGGATAAGGATAGACGCGTTTTCCTCGACGGCATATACATCTACGAGAAGGGGGTGGCTGAGTAA
- a CDS encoding 50S ribosomal protein L32e — MANQDVERLLRVRKRLKSKKPEFLRTLWWKFPKFKNDPKWRRPKGIDNPIRLKLKGRQPMVEIGYGSPAAVRGFHPTGLQPVRVSSPAELENLDPSRHIVYIAAGVGLRKRLEILKKAREKGFKVANA, encoded by the coding sequence ATGGCGAACCAGGATGTGGAGAGGCTGCTCCGTGTAAGGAAGAGGCTCAAGTCCAAGAAGCCCGAGTTCCTACGCACCCTCTGGTGGAAGTTCCCCAAGTTCAAGAATGACCCCAAGTGGCGTAGGCCTAAGGGCATTGACAACCCAATCAGGCTGAAGCTGAAGGGCAGGCAGCCAATGGTCGAGATAGGCTACGGCTCCCCCGCCGCGGTCCGCGGCTTCCACCCTACGGGGCTCCAGCCGGTGCGGGTATCGAGCCCTGCTGAGCTGGAGAACTTGGACCCCTCGAGGCACATAGTCTACATCGCCGCCGGGGTTGGGCTGAGGAAGAGGCTAGAGATACTGAAGAAGGCCCGGGAGAAGGGCTTCAAGGTAGCTAACGCCTAG
- a CDS encoding 50S ribosomal protein L19e: MQRRLAAEILGVGESRIWIDPARIEDVASAITRDEVRRLIKEGVIRVKPAHSPSRGRWRERHEARKRGRHRGYGRRKGEATARRDPKEEWASRIRKMRRYLRFLRDHGVIDRRTYRKLYMWAKGGMFPTFASLKRWLEEHGYPTSVRK, translated from the coding sequence ATGCAGCGTAGGCTTGCGGCGGAGATACTCGGGGTGGGCGAGTCAAGGATATGGATAGACCCTGCAAGAATAGAGGATGTTGCCAGCGCTATAACTAGGGACGAGGTACGCAGGCTCATCAAGGAGGGTGTTATCAGGGTTAAGCCAGCTCACAGCCCCTCCCGGGGCCGCTGGCGGGAGCGCCACGAGGCGCGTAAGAGGGGCAGGCATCGCGGCTACGGGAGGCGTAAGGGCGAGGCCACCGCCCGGCGGGACCCGAAGGAGGAGTGGGCCAGCAGGATAAGGAAGATGCGCCGCTACCTCCGCTTCCTCCGTGACCACGGGGTAATAGACCGGAGGACATACCGGAAGCTCTACATGTGGGCCAAGGGCGGCATGTTCCCCACCTTCGCCTCGCTGAAGCGCTGGCTCGAGGAGCACGGGTACCCGACGAGCGTGAGGAAGTAG
- a CDS encoding 50S ribosomal protein L18: protein MAHGPRYKVPRRRRREGKTNYYKRYVMVLSGKPRFVVRRTNQYIWAQVIIAKPQGDVTVAAAHSRELVKRYGWLGGTKNTSAAYLTGMLAGLRALRAGITYAVLDIGLHRPVKGSRVFAAMKGAVDAGLEIPHSEEILPEEYRIRGEHVAKYAAMLAQENPELYERRFGLYLKRGLKPEDLPKHFEEVKNKILEDYRDVLGKVKAAKEAASQ from the coding sequence ATGGCACATGGTCCTAGGTATAAGGTGCCGAGGAGGCGGCGTAGGGAGGGTAAGACCAACTACTACAAGCGCTATGTCATGGTGCTCTCGGGTAAGCCTCGGTTTGTTGTGAGGAGGACCAACCAGTACATATGGGCTCAGGTGATTATAGCTAAGCCTCAGGGCGATGTCACGGTGGCGGCTGCTCATAGCAGGGAGCTTGTCAAGCGCTATGGATGGCTTGGCGGCACCAAGAACACCTCGGCCGCCTACCTGACTGGCATGCTCGCCGGGCTGCGCGCTCTCCGCGCGGGCATAACCTACGCGGTTCTCGACATTGGGCTGCACCGGCCAGTGAAGGGCTCCAGGGTATTTGCTGCCATGAAGGGGGCGGTGGACGCTGGCCTCGAGATACCCCACAGCGAGGAGATATTGCCAGAGGAGTACAGGATTCGGGGTGAGCATGTAGCCAAGTATGCTGCTATGCTCGCGCAGGAGAACCCGGAGCTGTACGAGCGGAGGTTCGGCCTCTACCTAAAGCGTGGGCTAAAGCCGGAGGACCTACCCAAGCATTTTGAGGAGGTTAAGAATAAAATACTGGAGGACTACCGCGACGTTCTTGGGAAGGTAAAGGCTGCCAAGGAGGCTGCCTCGCAATGA
- a CDS encoding 30S ribosomal protein S5, which translates to MSVSPYELEQEWKPRTFVGRLVKEGRIQSLSEIFERNLPILEPEIVDYLIGPELKSETVDVRLVQKMTDAGRINRFRVVVVIGNENGFVGVGQGKARQLRTAIEKATRNAKLNIIPVRRGCGSWECLCDQPHSVPFTVRGKSGSVEIVLKPAPRGTGLVAGDAAKVVLRMAGIKDVWSFTRGDTRTTLNFVKATYNALKQTYKFVTPIDWARAGTA; encoded by the coding sequence ATGAGCGTCTCGCCCTACGAGCTTGAGCAGGAGTGGAAGCCCCGTACCTTCGTAGGCAGGCTGGTGAAGGAGGGAAGGATACAGAGCCTCAGCGAGATATTCGAGCGCAACCTGCCGATACTCGAGCCGGAGATAGTCGATTACCTCATAGGCCCTGAGCTGAAGTCCGAGACCGTCGACGTTAGGCTGGTCCAGAAGATGACCGACGCAGGCAGGATTAACAGGTTCAGGGTAGTAGTGGTCATAGGTAATGAGAACGGCTTCGTCGGCGTCGGCCAGGGGAAGGCTAGACAGCTCCGCACAGCGATAGAGAAGGCGACGCGTAACGCAAAGCTCAACATAATCCCAGTGAGGCGTGGCTGCGGCAGCTGGGAGTGCCTCTGCGATCAGCCCCACAGCGTGCCCTTCACAGTGCGGGGTAAGAGCGGCAGCGTGGAGATAGTGCTGAAGCCCGCGCCCCGAGGCACCGGGCTAGTGGCCGGCGATGCCGCGAAGGTGGTGCTACGCATGGCCGGGATAAAGGACGTCTGGAGCTTCACCCGCGGTGATACAAGGACTACGCTCAACTTCGTGAAGGCCACCTATAACGCGCTCAAGCAGACCTACAAGTTCGTGACCCCCATCGACTGGGCCCGGGCCGGCACAGCCTAG
- a CDS encoding 50S ribosomal protein L30: MAEGEKAQASQVRLYAVIRIRGRVDVHPDVEHTLALLRLHRKFHLVLYPSTLPGIWGMLHKVKDWATWGEIDRETLIELLRRRGRVPGNKPLTDDYVREKLGLKGGIEELADKLLRAEIVLHRLYDKRRKIWLIKPVFRLHPPRGGFRGSIKKPYGAGGELGYRGPAINELIRRML; encoded by the coding sequence ATGGCCGAGGGGGAGAAGGCTCAGGCTAGCCAGGTGAGGCTCTACGCGGTAATAAGGATACGTGGCAGGGTGGATGTCCACCCGGACGTGGAGCACACCCTGGCTCTGCTGCGGCTGCACCGAAAGTTCCACCTGGTCCTTTACCCCTCCACGCTTCCCGGCATATGGGGGATGCTCCACAAGGTCAAGGACTGGGCTACCTGGGGCGAGATAGACAGGGAGACTCTGATAGAGCTGCTGCGCCGCCGCGGCAGGGTGCCAGGCAACAAGCCGCTCACCGATGACTATGTCCGCGAGAAGCTGGGCCTCAAGGGAGGCATAGAGGAACTTGCCGACAAGCTGCTCAGGGCGGAGATAGTGCTCCACCGGCTATACGACAAGAGGAGGAAGATCTGGTTGATCAAGCCTGTGTTTAGGCTGCACCCGCCGCGCGGCGGGTTCCGGGGGAGCATAAAGAAGCCCTACGGGGCTGGCGGCGAGCTGGGCTACCGGGGGCCCGCGATAAACGAGCTTATAAGGAGAATGCTCTAG
- a CDS encoding uL15 family ribosomal protein encodes MVVRRRRKSRHLRGRTRTMGWGRIGQHRGSGSRGGFGAAGMHKHMWTWVVKYAPTWFGKHGFNRPLTYEVKINAINVGELSEKLDAWLREGKAREEEGRIVVDLASLGYNKLLGRGKITRPVKVIVPAATESAVRKIREAGGEVAVPGEEGEE; translated from the coding sequence TTGGTCGTCCGCCGCAGGAGGAAGAGCAGGCACCTAAGGGGCCGCACGAGGACCATGGGCTGGGGCCGTATAGGCCAGCACCGCGGCAGCGGCAGCCGTGGAGGCTTCGGTGCAGCGGGCATGCATAAGCACATGTGGACCTGGGTTGTCAAATACGCTCCCACCTGGTTCGGCAAGCACGGGTTCAACCGGCCCCTAACCTACGAGGTCAAGATCAATGCTATAAACGTGGGCGAGCTGTCCGAGAAGCTCGACGCGTGGCTGCGCGAGGGCAAGGCGAGGGAGGAGGAGGGCAGGATAGTGGTAGACCTGGCTAGCCTAGGCTACAACAAGCTGCTGGGCCGCGGCAAGATAACTAGGCCCGTCAAGGTGATAGTGCCTGCAGCCACCGAGTCAGCGGTGCGCAAGATAAGGGAGGCCGGCGGCGAGGTAGCGGTCCCGGGCGAGGAGGGAGAGGAGTAG
- the secY gene encoding preprotein translocase subunit SecY, whose amino-acid sequence MGVLEALAEISKYIPAVGKPARRPPLPTRLAWTGIVVLLYLIMSEIPLYGVLGYRQQTTQALASLLLGMDLGSLMTLGIGPIVTAGIVLEVLVGGGLVEMDLTKPRDRKIFMGAQRTLALLFALLEAAAYAAGCRFWTTALGGGGCPVGLGIKALVVLQLVFATLILMWFDDLVREGWGIGSALSLFIVANVVKGLFWRLAGPVLVRSNPTEYYGWLVHVVKTGDPAILRYGLPDLVGLLATIAIIMVLTYFQLMRVYIPVTSPRYGSIKTRIPLNFIYVTNIPILFVAITVSDLAVFYEMIAGVTGGTDPLSRALYVLYHYTRPPQGLLDAVHTPLRTLIFALAWLAMGLLYGFIWVEIAGLSPRQQAENLIKSGMELPGLRRNVKLLEKVLARYIYPLTVISSLLVTALAIIADIFGAYGTGSGLVLLVGIVYSFYETLTYERTLEMYPILQRIIGG is encoded by the coding sequence GTGGGCGTTCTAGAGGCTCTCGCCGAGATCTCAAAGTACATACCCGCGGTGGGCAAGCCTGCTAGGAGGCCCCCTCTGCCGACCAGGCTGGCGTGGACGGGTATAGTTGTGCTCCTCTACCTGATTATGAGCGAGATACCGCTCTATGGCGTCCTCGGCTACCGGCAGCAGACGACGCAGGCGCTGGCCTCCCTGCTGCTGGGTATGGACCTGGGCTCGTTGATGACGCTGGGTATAGGCCCGATAGTGACCGCCGGTATAGTGCTCGAGGTGCTGGTGGGCGGCGGCCTCGTAGAGATGGACCTCACTAAGCCCAGGGACCGCAAGATATTCATGGGTGCCCAGCGTACCCTAGCGCTACTCTTCGCCCTCCTCGAGGCAGCAGCCTATGCCGCTGGCTGCCGGTTCTGGACCACGGCGCTGGGCGGTGGAGGCTGCCCGGTGGGCCTCGGGATCAAGGCGCTGGTCGTGCTCCAGCTAGTGTTCGCCACGCTCATACTAATGTGGTTCGACGACCTGGTCCGCGAAGGGTGGGGTATCGGCTCGGCGCTCAGCCTCTTCATAGTGGCTAACGTGGTTAAGGGCCTCTTCTGGCGCCTCGCAGGCCCCGTGCTGGTTCGCAGCAACCCCACCGAGTACTATGGCTGGCTCGTCCACGTGGTCAAGACCGGCGACCCGGCTATACTCCGCTACGGGCTGCCCGATCTCGTTGGGCTGCTAGCCACCATAGCTATAATCATGGTGCTCACCTACTTCCAGCTAATGAGGGTATACATCCCGGTAACCAGCCCCAGGTACGGCAGCATAAAGACGAGGATACCGCTCAACTTCATATACGTGACTAACATACCTATACTCTTCGTAGCCATAACAGTGTCCGACCTGGCAGTATTCTACGAGATGATAGCCGGCGTGACGGGAGGCACAGACCCACTCTCTAGGGCGCTCTACGTGCTCTACCATTACACGAGGCCGCCGCAGGGCCTCCTCGACGCCGTGCACACGCCGCTGCGCACACTCATCTTCGCCCTCGCGTGGCTGGCGATGGGCCTCCTCTATGGCTTCATCTGGGTCGAGATAGCGGGGCTGAGCCCGAGGCAGCAGGCCGAGAACCTGATAAAATCGGGTATGGAGCTTCCCGGGCTCAGGCGGAACGTGAAGCTGCTCGAGAAGGTGCTGGCGAGGTACATCTACCCGCTCACCGTGATAAGCTCGCTGCTCGTCACAGCGCTCGCCATCATTGCAGACATATTCGGCGCCTACGGCACCGGCTCGGGCCTAGTGCTGCTAGTGGGTATAGTGTATAGCTTCTACGAGACGCTGACCTACGAGAGGACGCTGGAGATGTACCCAATACTTCAGAGGATAATAGGAGGCTAG
- a CDS encoding adenylate kinase, protein MVLRNPFVTIIVTGVPGVGKTTVLNHVSEMIRERGGEILVVNFGDYMFRVASEQGLVKHRDEMRHLPLRKQLELQEHAARSIRSDAEQGLSERGFLFIDTHAVIKTSTGYWPGLPENVVKELRPDSIVLVEAPPEVILARQQRDKTRVRSDIGGVEAIKLLLDMARSAAMSSAVLVAASVYIVENVEGNPRVAAGKVVELAYMLR, encoded by the coding sequence GTGGTGCTGCGTAACCCTTTCGTAACAATAATTGTGACGGGCGTGCCCGGCGTAGGGAAGACCACCGTGCTCAACCATGTATCGGAGATGATTAGGGAGAGAGGCGGCGAGATCCTGGTGGTGAACTTCGGCGACTACATGTTCCGTGTAGCCTCGGAGCAGGGGCTGGTCAAACACCGGGATGAGATGCGGCACCTCCCCCTCCGGAAGCAGCTTGAGCTGCAGGAGCACGCCGCCAGGAGCATAAGGAGCGACGCGGAGCAGGGGCTCTCGGAGCGCGGCTTCCTATTCATAGACACCCATGCGGTTATCAAGACGTCTACAGGGTACTGGCCCGGGTTGCCCGAGAACGTCGTTAAGGAGCTGCGGCCCGACTCCATAGTTCTCGTTGAGGCGCCGCCCGAGGTTATACTCGCGAGGCAGCAGAGGGACAAGACAAGGGTTAGGAGCGACATAGGAGGTGTCGAGGCTATAAAGCTGCTGCTCGACATGGCCCGCTCCGCTGCCATGTCGAGCGCGGTGCTGGTGGCGGCCAGCGTCTACATCGTCGAAAACGTTGAGGGCAATCCCCGGGTGGCTGCAGGGAAAGTAGTCGAGCTCGCCTACATGCTCCGCTAG
- a CDS encoding 50S ribosomal protein L34e produces the protein MPRPHQRSRSLRRVYVRTPGGETKIHYEKRRPGPARCAICGRPLNGVPRLRPVELRKLPKTAKRPERMYGGVICPSCLAKLLKKTIRSQLLEQLRAARASQ, from the coding sequence ATGCCTAGGCCTCATCAGAGGAGCCGCTCGCTGCGCAGAGTGTATGTGAGGACTCCAGGCGGCGAGACGAAGATACACTATGAGAAGAGGAGGCCGGGCCCGGCCCGGTGCGCTATATGCGGCAGGCCTCTCAACGGCGTGCCGAGGCTGCGCCCCGTGGAGCTGAGGAAGCTGCCGAAGACTGCCAAGAGGCCCGAGCGCATGTACGGGGGCGTAATCTGCCCCAGCTGCCTCGCCAAGCTCCTCAAGAAGACTATAAGGAGCCAGCTCCTAGAGCAGCTGCGCGCAGCCCGGGCAAGCCAGTAG
- the cmk gene encoding (d)CMP kinase yields MSAGCSGGKKGPTIAVSGPPGSGKTTYARRLAEDLGLDYYSAGMIFREVARSRGVSVEELNRVAASDPSIDLEIDRRTLELGCRGGVVLEGHLVAWVLAGVADVKIYVTAPLEARIRRIASREGRPLKEVYRETVAREYMHWRRFLDYYGVDVTNLQIFNLVVDTEPLDIEEAYFMIRTYTCRLLARRGFRLGACSR; encoded by the coding sequence ATCAGCGCGGGGTGCAGCGGCGGGAAGAAGGGCCCCACGATAGCTGTGAGCGGGCCCCCCGGTAGCGGGAAGACCACCTACGCCCGGCGGCTGGCGGAGGACCTCGGCCTAGACTACTACTCCGCGGGCATGATTTTCCGCGAGGTGGCGCGTAGCCGCGGCGTCAGCGTGGAGGAGCTCAACCGCGTGGCGGCCAGCGACCCGAGCATAGACCTTGAGATAGACCGGAGGACCCTGGAGCTGGGCTGCCGGGGCGGCGTGGTGCTCGAGGGACACCTCGTCGCCTGGGTTCTCGCCGGCGTCGCGGACGTCAAGATATACGTGACGGCGCCGCTCGAGGCGAGGATTAGGAGGATAGCCTCTCGGGAGGGGAGGCCGCTGAAGGAGGTCTACCGGGAGACCGTGGCCAGAGAGTACATGCACTGGCGCCGCTTCCTCGACTACTACGGGGTTGATGTAACCAACCTGCAGATCTTCAATCTTGTAGTGGACACGGAGCCTCTCGATATAGAGGAGGCGTACTTCATGATAAGGACCTACACCTGCAGGCTGCTAGCAAGAAGGGGGTTTAGGCTAGGCGCGTGCAGCCGGTAA
- a CDS encoding 50S ribosomal protein L14e gives MPAIEVGRLCVKIRGREAGRKCVIVEIIDDNFVLITGPKDVSGVKRRRANINHIEVLPEKINIEPGASDEEVKKALEEAGLLDFMKERVRVELKPGLL, from the coding sequence GTGCCCGCGATAGAGGTCGGCAGGCTCTGTGTCAAGATACGCGGCCGCGAGGCTGGTAGGAAGTGTGTCATAGTGGAGATTATAGATGACAACTTTGTGCTAATAACCGGGCCCAAGGACGTCTCGGGGGTTAAGAGGAGAAGGGCTAACATCAATCACATAGAAGTGCTCCCCGAGAAGATCAACATTGAGCCTGGCGCCAGCGACGAGGAAGTCAAAAAGGCGCTTGAGGAGGCCGGGCTCCTAGACTTCATGAAGGAGAGGGTGCGCGTAGAGCTGAAACCCGGCCTACTCTAA
- a CDS encoding RNA-guided pseudouridylation complex pseudouridine synthase subunit Cbf5 encodes MSSSLTRQGLEFIEGLDRFAGLDRRWIVKVEEDTSPEYGVPPWRRPIEQHIRLGVIALDKPPGPTSHEVVAWVKRMFGLSKAGHGGTLDPKVTGVLPVALEEATKVIGLVVHTSKEYMCVMQLHRPVPEEELRRVLGMFVGEIYQRPPLRSSVKRSLRVKRIYEIELLEYNGRYALMRVLCEAGTYMRKLCHDAGLILGVGAHMRELRRTKSGPFREQHGLVRLQELSEALYRWKNEGKEDLLRSYIKPVEYAVSHLPKIVIRDTAVDAIAHGANLAVPGIARLHEGIKRGDLVALFTLKGELVAVGVAQMSSEEIAKARRGIAVKMRRVIMKPGVYPQAWKRRGRS; translated from the coding sequence TTGTCGAGCAGCCTCACGAGGCAGGGCCTAGAGTTCATAGAGGGCCTTGACAGGTTCGCGGGGCTCGATAGACGGTGGATAGTCAAGGTTGAGGAGGATACGAGCCCCGAGTACGGCGTGCCGCCCTGGAGGAGGCCGATAGAGCAGCACATCCGGCTGGGCGTCATAGCTCTAGACAAGCCGCCGGGGCCTACGAGCCACGAGGTCGTCGCCTGGGTTAAGAGGATGTTCGGCCTCTCCAAGGCGGGTCACGGAGGCACGCTGGACCCGAAGGTCACCGGCGTCCTCCCCGTAGCCCTGGAGGAAGCAACCAAGGTCATAGGCCTGGTGGTGCACACGAGCAAGGAGTACATGTGCGTAATGCAGCTCCACCGCCCGGTGCCGGAGGAGGAGCTGCGCCGCGTTCTAGGCATGTTCGTGGGCGAGATCTACCAGAGGCCGCCGCTCCGCAGCAGTGTTAAGAGAAGCCTCCGCGTCAAGAGGATATACGAGATAGAGCTGCTGGAGTACAACGGCAGGTACGCGCTCATGAGGGTGCTCTGCGAGGCCGGCACATACATGAGAAAGCTCTGCCACGACGCCGGCCTCATCCTCGGCGTGGGCGCCCACATGAGGGAGCTGAGGCGCACCAAGAGCGGCCCCTTCCGCGAGCAGCACGGGCTGGTCCGGCTGCAGGAGCTGAGCGAGGCCCTCTACCGCTGGAAGAACGAGGGCAAGGAGGACCTGCTGCGGAGCTACATCAAGCCCGTCGAGTACGCCGTGAGCCACCTGCCCAAGATAGTTATACGCGATACCGCGGTGGACGCCATAGCCCATGGCGCGAACCTCGCGGTGCCGGGGATAGCGAGGCTCCACGAGGGCATCAAACGGGGCGACCTCGTAGCCCTCTTCACGCTCAAGGGGGAGCTGGTGGCGGTGGGGGTGGCGCAGATGAGCAGCGAGGAGATAGCTAAGGCGCGGCGCGGCATAGCGGTGAAGATGCGCCGGGTCATAATGAAGCCCGGGGTCTACCCCCAAGCCTGGAAGCGGCGTGGGAGGAGTTGA
- a CDS encoding class I SAM-dependent methyltransferase — protein MTSHYFRPRGRRGPRWLVSDHLRGVTVEFYVSTDVFSPGEVDTGTRLLIEHALVPERGTVLDLGCGYGVIGITLAKAYPGLRVVMVDVNPRAVELARLNARHNGVEDRVTVLQGSLYEPVEGMVFDAILSNPPLAAGMKTVEEIIRGAPRHLAPGGSLQLVMKKGANKALELMRSVFGEARVLLRKKGYTILYARKLGQGPGESQ, from the coding sequence TTGACCAGCCACTACTTCAGGCCGCGGGGGCGCCGCGGCCCCAGGTGGCTGGTCAGCGACCACCTCCGCGGCGTCACGGTGGAGTTCTACGTCTCCACCGACGTCTTCTCCCCGGGCGAGGTCGACACGGGCACACGCCTCCTGATCGAACACGCGCTGGTGCCCGAGAGGGGCACGGTGCTCGACCTGGGCTGCGGCTACGGAGTGATAGGCATAACCCTCGCCAAGGCGTACCCGGGGCTGCGCGTGGTCATGGTGGATGTTAACCCGCGCGCCGTGGAGCTGGCCAGGCTCAACGCCAGGCACAACGGGGTCGAGGACCGCGTCACGGTGCTGCAGGGAAGCCTCTACGAGCCCGTCGAGGGCATGGTGTTCGACGCCATACTCTCCAACCCTCCCCTCGCGGCGGGCATGAAGACCGTTGAGGAGATTATACGCGGTGCCCCGCGCCACTTGGCGCCCGGCGGCAGCCTCCAGCTGGTGATGAAGAAGGGGGCCAACAAGGCCCTAGAGCTTATGAGGAGCGTCTTCGGGGAGGCCCGTGTACTGCTACGGAAGAAAGGCTACACCATACTATACGCGAGGAAGCTGGGCCAGGGCCCCGGGGAAAGCCAATAA
- a CDS encoding P-II family nitrogen regulator, with protein sequence MKMVIAVIRPEKLEQVKRALGENGYTAMTVIEARGRGEQGGISLEFRGRSIMVDLIPKVQIEVVVPDEDAEKVARIIAENARTGRPGDGRVFIVPVEKAIKVRTGEVQE encoded by the coding sequence ATGAAGATGGTTATAGCAGTAATAAGGCCGGAGAAGCTTGAGCAGGTTAAGAGAGCGCTCGGGGAGAACGGCTACACAGCCATGACAGTGATCGAGGCCAGGGGTCGTGGAGAGCAGGGTGGCATAAGCCTAGAGTTCCGCGGCAGGTCGATAATGGTCGACCTGATACCGAAAGTTCAGATAGAGGTGGTTGTCCCCGACGAGGACGCGGAGAAGGTGGCCAGGATAATAGCGGAGAACGCGCGGACGGGGAGGCCCGGCGACGGCAGGGTCTTCATAGTACCGGTGGAGAAAGCCATCAAGGTGCGTACTGGTGAGGTGCAGGAATAG
- a CDS encoding thioredoxin family protein encodes MMEEVDFYTRMYDEIERMRKEGIVEYVTSYARFREILKNHRVTVAVFTTPTCTACMVYKPIFYMTAEKLRDQAKWIEVDAYEAPEAAFEWGVTATPTTIVYVNGEAVEAFVGVLDDESLEEIVKGAVERVK; translated from the coding sequence ATGATGGAGGAGGTAGACTTCTATACGAGAATGTACGATGAGATAGAGAGGATGAGGAAGGAGGGTATAGTGGAATATGTAACCAGCTATGCCAGGTTCCGCGAGATACTAAAGAACCACCGCGTCACTGTGGCGGTATTCACCACGCCCACATGCACCGCCTGCATGGTGTATAAGCCGATATTCTACATGACCGCCGAGAAGCTCCGCGACCAGGCCAAGTGGATAGAGGTGGACGCCTACGAGGCCCCCGAGGCGGCGTTCGAGTGGGGGGTGACGGCCACGCCGACAACAATAGTCTACGTGAACGGCGAGGCTGTAGAGGCCTTCGTCGGCGTCCTCGACGATGAGAGTCTCGAGGAAATAGTCAAAGGAGCGGTCGAGAGAGTGAAATAA
- a CDS encoding MoaD/ThiS family protein, which yields MAGVRVRLVSLLREAVGGQQELELELGGDGATLGEVLEKLFARHPRLRSLVEELERRGMQVVYLVNGRSASRDTRVGPGDEVVLLPPASGG from the coding sequence TTGGCGGGTGTCAGGGTGAGGCTCGTTTCCCTCCTCCGCGAGGCCGTCGGCGGGCAGCAGGAGCTAGAGCTTGAGCTCGGTGGCGACGGCGCCACGCTGGGGGAGGTCCTAGAGAAGCTGTTCGCCAGACATCCCAGGCTCCGCAGCCTAGTCGAGGAGCTGGAGAGGAGGGGGATGCAGGTAGTCTACCTGGTTAACGGGAGGAGTGCCTCGAGGGATACAAGGGTGGGGCCCGGGGACGAGGTGGTGTTACTCCCGCCGGCCTCCGGCGGCTAG